In Piliocolobus tephrosceles isolate RC106 chromosome 5, ASM277652v3, whole genome shotgun sequence, a single genomic region encodes these proteins:
- the LOC111525916 gene encoding olfactory receptor 2B6-like produces the protein MPLINESRPEEFTLLGFADRPWLELPLFTSLLITYPIAMMGNVTIILVSRLDSRLHSPMYFFLANLSFLDMCYTTSIVPQMLVNLGSAKKTISYMGCVVQLYFFHIMGGTECLLLALMSFDRYVAICRPLHYTLIMNQRICILLVSTVWLIGITYAVSEATATLRWPLCGLNQLDHLLCEIPVLIKNACGEKGSNELTLSVVCIFMLAVPLCLILASYASIGNAVFKIKSSEGRKKAFGTCSSHLIVVLLFYGPAISMYLQPPSSISRDQPKFMALFYGVVTPTLNPFIYTLRNKDVKGALCHLVRSIFSFK, from the coding sequence ATGCCACTAATTAATGAAAGCCGTCCTGAAGAATTTACTCTGCTAGGCTTTGCAGACCGCCCTTGGCTAGAGCTTCCTCTGTTCACTAGTCTTCTTATAACGTACCCCATAGCCATGATGGGAAACGTCACAATCATTCTGGTGTCCAGGTTAGACTCTCGTCTTCACAGCCCCATGTATTTCTTCCTCGCCAACCTCTCCTTTTTGGACATGTGTTACACCACAAGCATTGTCCCTCAGATGCTGGTTAACCTAGGAAGCGCTAAGAAGACCATCAGCTATATGGGGTGTGTAGTtcaactttatttctttcacataaTGGGGGGCACAGAATGTTTGCTCTTGGCTCTTATGTCCTTCGATCGCTATGTGGCCATCTGCAGACCTCTTCACTACACCCTCATCATGAATCAGCGCATTTGTATCCTATTAGTTTCCACCGTGTGGCTAATTGGAATAACCTATGCTGTCTCAGAGGCCACTGCTACATTACGGTGGCCACTGTGTGGTCTCAATCAGCTGGACCACTTGCTGTGTGAGATTCCTGTTCTGATAAAGAatgcctgtggtgaaaaaggttCTAACGAGCTCACACTCTCTGTGGTATGCATTTTTATGTTAGCTGTCCCACTATGCTTAATTCTTGCTTCCTATGCTAGTATTGGAAATGCTGTATTTAAGATCAAATCTtctgagggaaggaaaaaggcCTTTGGGACATGCTCCTCccatcttattgtagttttgttattttatggCCCAGCCATCAGCATGTACCTTCAGCCCCCGTCCTCCATCTCAAGGGATCAACCCAAGTTCATGGCCCTCTTCTATGGAGTGGTGACTCCCACACTCAACCCCTTTATCTACACCCTGCGGAATAAGGACGTGAAGGGGGCATTATGCCACCTGGTGAGGAGCATTTTCAGCTTTAAGTGA